CTTGCATACCTACCCCTTCAGTCCAGCAGTGGCCACTCCCTGGACAAAGAATTTTTGCAGGGAAAGGAAAACAATGACTACCGGGACCAAGGCAACCACGCTGGCTGCCATGATCAAGCCATACTCACTGGAATACTGGCTTATGAACATTCTCAGTCCAATCTGGATGGTCTTCAGCTCGGTCCGAGTAAGATAGAGCAAAGGACCGAGGAAGTCATTCCAGGTATTTACGAACGTGAAAATGGTCAGGGTAGAGAGTGCAGGCTTCGATAGAGGAAGCATGATTTTCCACCAGATGCTGTACTCACTCATCCCATCGATTCTTGCTGCCTCGCACAGCTCATCGGGAACACTCATATAGAACTGTTTCATCAAGAACACCCCGAAAGCACTGAAAGCCTGCAGGAAGATGATTGACAAGTGGGTGTTGTTCAGCCCGAAGGAGCGCATCATGATGAACTGAGGAACCATATACACATGCCAAGGCATGGCAATGGTCGCTACATACCCGAGAAACAGGAGATTTCTTCCTTTGAACTGCAACTTTGCAAACGCATAGGCAGCAAAGGATGAGGTTAAAAGCTGAAGAAAGGTCACAATAACGGTCAGCTTGGCGGTATTCTTGATGAACAATCCCAAGGGGATGGTTGTCCAGATTTCTGCATAGTTTTCCCATCGCGGCTCAGAGGGGATCCACTTGATGGGAAAGGAAAAC
The sequence above is drawn from the uncultured Sphaerochaeta sp. genome and encodes:
- a CDS encoding carbohydrate ABC transporter permease, coding for MQVRIRKTTNSTIAVYLLLILSALVMLLPFAWMISASLKLDKDVFSFPIKWIPSEPRWENYAEIWTTIPLGLFIKNTAKLTVIVTFLQLLTSSFAAYAFAKLQFKGRNLLFLGYVATIAMPWHVYMVPQFIMMRSFGLNNTHLSIIFLQAFSAFGVFLMKQFYMSVPDELCEAARIDGMSEYSIWWKIMLPLSKPALSTLTIFTFVNTWNDFLGPLLYLTRTELKTIQIGLRMFISQYSSEYGLIMAASVVALVPVVIVFLSLQKFFVQGVATAGLKG